DNA sequence from the Falco peregrinus isolate bFalPer1 chromosome 1, bFalPer1.pri, whole genome shotgun sequence genome:
TTAACACTATTCTTGACTTCAAGACTCACAAGCCAGGCTACAGAGGGGACTACACAAAGACTACACTACACTACTACCTGCTCGGGATCTAGAGGATTGCCTGACAACTCCGAGCAAGGACATCTTACCACCAGCTTGCTGGAACCTGCAGCAAGGATTtacttcagcttctgctgcGTGTTTAGCATTCCCTCACACAAACCCTCTCTTCAGCAGTAGCTGCCCAGGCTTTCCTGTCCCACAAATTATGACCCTCTACTAGTCTCATTTTAGTAGCCAAGCCAAGAACTCATAAATTCTACCAACTAGGTATAATGCTAGCAGGCAGTAGCATGGACTAAAAGGCTGCCACATGTTTGAACTTTATGACTTTTTTACATAAGTTTATCATGGAGACATCAACTTTCCCTCCCCCTTAGTCTATGATTAATGGGTGATTGTAGAACTCAGTGCCCTAAGGAAACAAAAGTAGAGATAATATCAGTCCTTTCCTAGGGTCACAATTCATTGTCTAAGCTGTACCACAGACAAATGCATCTCAGGTTCTCTTCTCAGGCAAGAAATAACAAGATTCACTGAGTAGCCACTAACATATTTCCTCCTCAcattctcctccttttcctgaagCGGGTACTTCTCCTGATTTGAGGAGCACTGGCATCAGCCGCAGCACTGCAGGAGTCCAAGACAGATTGTGCAGCATTCTCCTCAGATCCCATGTCCTACAACATAACCAGAAGAGACCATCAGTACCATGAGAGCTAGCATAACTGCAAAAGAAGCCCTTCAGTCACCTTTTTATTTCAGGGAGCTCAGCAAGATTTCAAAATAGTCTTCCACATACCTTCAAAACTAAGCATGGGACAGCAACATTCTATTACCAATGTCACAACAATCACAAAACATCCCAAaattttcagagcaaaaccTTCAGCCAACACtggcatttctttctgcttctgctaCCACTACCAAACTCGAGCGActcctgctgcagtttgtgTCTGGGCAAAACTGTTCATTGCAGAGGTTGTATGCACATTTGTTAAGAGAGGGTTGTACACCCGCCACAAGTGATGCTTTAGCTTTCTCCAGGAGCCAGACAGTGCCCCAAACAACGTAATCAAAACAAACTTTTCATTCCTTGTAAGGCATACCCCTACCAcaaacttttcattaaaaacaccaGGCAAACCACCTGGGTATAATGTtaataaaaagaacaggaagGAGTGTGGTGGAAGATGACACAGGACAGAGGCTGTCAGCAAGGCTATCAGGCAGTGAAGAACTGCTGGTGACTTTTGGACTGCTCACAGTTCAAACTACACTGAACTTGGCCCAGACCCAAAAGTCAGAGCCAGAACAGGAAGATAATTGCTGGCTTTTACTATGGGAAAGCTCTGAGTTTTAGGCAGATTTGCCATATTTCTGTAGAAACAGCTGTTTACCTTGTTTACTCATCTTCAttagtgttttgtttattttggagcCACAGTGAACTGAAATGCAAGTTTGAGCTACACAACTCCCAGCATGTTCTGTAAGAAACAGTGCTGGGCAGTGAAGAATTTAGCTTAAAAATCAGAGCCTGATTTTAGGTTGACATTATGGCTTACATCGATCTATATACTCTAAGAACCTGTAGTCATATAAAAAAATTTGAGACGACGACCTCAAATGGCAACATACACAATTCCCCTGATATTAATGGGGTTTAAAGGAAGCACgcacaatgaaaaaaaagggcccaatttaaaaaatacaaaagtcaGTGTAGCAGATTATAAACTGTAAGAGGAAGGAAGCTTTGATAGTGCCCAGAAGCAGGTATCATGTCAAGTTCAATGTGCTCCACAATACGCACTTTCACCCTTATGAGGACTAAAGGCTCCCAGCTCAGcaagaaagcttttccttttatcaGCTGCAAAACTACGCTTATTCAAAGGACCAAATTTCTGCTACACTTAAGAGCAGTGGTGGTTTTCACCCTGGATTCCAGCGCAACATTTAGCTGGCAGTAACCTCCTTTTAGCTCTCAGCACCTCTGTTTTACCTGAATTAGTAAATCAGCATCTTTATCTCCAGGCTGATCACCAACCACCTGATCCAACGGTACCCCTGTTAATTCATGCCCACAACTCTCTTCCTCAGACACTTCCTTCTCACTCTGCCACTCCTCTTCATCACTCTCATCATATTGCTTCCTGCTGGCTGACAGAGTCGTCGTCACTTTTGGAGGAGGCAGAGTTGCCAGAAGAGCTGGGAGTGTAAAGGCTGCTAGGAATCTAGCTTTCAGTAGGAGGTAAGCAGGGTTATTGCCGAGTTTCTGCTGCACCAGTTCTCCAATAGCATGCAAATCAACCCCAGTGCCCTCACCCTGACTGGCATCAGAAGGCAGAAGACATGCCGCTTGCTCTTccagagctgctttctgcagaagtaGCTTCGAGAGGGTTTTTAAGTTGCACAAAAAAGGTGGCAAATAAGGCAATCTGGTTTGGAGCAATGGTACCTGGACACCTTTTTTCCCATTCAGCCACTCCTTCACTAGCCCTTCATCTTCAAGGGAAATCAGGCTAAAGTCAAGTAGATTCTTTTCTGCACTGGAAGTGGTTGGCTGGGGTGGACTTTCAGCAGGCTGTGCAGCCAGTGGTTTCGAGGCAATAGGTCTATTTTTCAATGCTTGCGCAGCAAAGCAGTCAGAGGTCCCTGGGACATTGTTATGAGGAACTGGATCTCCCAGCTGGGGTGCAACCTCTTTCGTGATGCTTGGATTGGAAGACGATTTGTTTGTTGTGATGGAGTCATGACTCTTTCCCAAGGTAGGGAGACTCAACACACTCTGGGAATCAGACCCTTGAGTGCTTGAAGGTAGCAGTGTCTGGGGCAGGAGCACACCATGCAGGGTTGGTGCatcagctggagaagcagtCTGAGCGGCAGAGGAGTCGGAAGCCCTGGAGAAGCCGTCTGAACACGTAGGCGTTGCAGAAGAAATGCTGGATGTGGTGCAACCAGGATTTGCTGAGGTGACAGGTAAGAGAATTGTGGAATGGTTAGCTGTCTGTCCCAAAGGTACTCCTTCTGTTAACTGGGCACTTGGTGCTTTTGTCTCTGCGCTGCTGGGGTGAGGCAGATTTGCTCTGGCTGGCACAGGAGGCACTCCTAAATTAGAGACGTTGCCATTGGAAGTCACAGTTGTCTGACACTGATttctcacagcagcagctggcagtcCTCGGGGAACACCCACCATAGTTTGTACAGCAGTGGGGAGCAAAGCCTGTGGTGTTACGACCCATGTGAAAGGCAGTATGCCGTTGGGAATCACATGTGAACCAGTTTGTGGAGTTACAAGAGCAGACAATAGATTGACTGGCCTCTGCTGTGGCACACTGGTATTCAGCTCACAGGTAACTGGTGTGGAAAGAGACAATTTGTTGGAGCCAGACTCAATGCCAAGAGGCACCACTGTAATCTGGTGTGGCGCAAAAGTTTGGGGTTGCAACACTACTGAAGCTGAGCTGCCAGCTAGGACCTGACTGTTGCAGGCTCCCTGATTTGGGgccttctctgctgcagctggagtcAGGCCTGGAGAAAACCCTCCTTCAGGGCTACTTTCCAAAGCTTGCTCTTTTAGTTCCTTATTGGATTGTAGTTCTGTCCCTTGTGAGGAACCAGGACTTTCCCCAGTTTCTGGCACTGATGAGGAATGGTTTTCAAGCACAATAGCGGTAGAAGTTGAACCTGCAACAGAAGTAAATGCTGACAACGGAGCTGGTGCACACTGTACTTGGTTACTTGTACAACCGACTGCTGCAGGATTGCTCCCTGCTTGCACAGAAGGAATGATTTGCTGTGGTGAGTGCTGGATTATGAGAGGCCCTGAAACCAGCATCTGTGGGGCAACAAATACTGTCCTCTGCATAGCTTTCTTAGCCCGAGATTCTCTTAGCCGCTTCTCTCTGAGTAATTCTGAGACGGTTTTAGGCTTCTGCCTTTGCACTTGGGCTGGGAGAGCTCCCTGTGTGGCAGGGGCGCTGCTCTCAAAGGCAACGGTGGAAGTCTCCCTTGCTTTTAAGGCTACAGGTCTCCTGACAGCATTCCTTGGTATGCCCCTTCGGGAGTTCCTCTGAGTACAAGATTGTGATGAATTGCCTATAGAggaggggaaataaaataaaaaggaaaaaattaaaagatcgagcagtattttcaaaagtcaTTCTTTAGCTATTAAGCACCAAGTACCCTGCACACAGGAAGCAGCAAAATGCTTGTTTGTGAGAGTTCCTACAACACCATAGTCATGGTTTAATCAAGCCCCATCCTGACATCCTGCAGGTAACTGATGTAGCAAGCTTACTACTTGCTCAGTAATCACATAATTTTCCCCCAGGAAATCACAGATGGGCTAAGAAAGCACCTTAACCCGCACAGGAGGAACTGTACTGGTCAGTACCACATGGGGATGTCACACCAGCCAGGACGACAACAACGAACTGGGGTTTTGGTCAGTGCCAGCACATTCACTACAACCTATAGCTGTAGAAGAGCATTAACACTGACAGACTACAGAACTGGTGGCCCAGTGCCACTGGTCCCCAAGCCCTTCAGTACTTTTTCCAGTCCTTACCAAAGGGTAACGTATTTAGGCAATAACTGAAAGATCCAAGAGCTAGCAAAAATGAGCATGACAATGTAGTTTTGTTCCAAAAGTTCTCCTTCAGTTAAATTGGTCATTAATGTAATAGTGTTGAATTAAGTGAAAGATCTTGcacatcataaaaataaatgttctggTAGGTACCTGAAGAAGTCTCCATATTTTGGGAAGCCTgccaaaaaaattatattaaattatacttctgagatatctgaaaattaaaaaattaaaaaatcagaacagtGCAAATGTGAATCAAACCCACATCTGCCAACATCCCATACAAGTGGCCACACAGCCAGCATTTTATCATGCTTCTGAATCAAAACAAACTGGTGACACACACACGTACAAACAGCACACCACTGGCCACAAAATTAAGAATCTCTACTTTAGTCAAGCCTTCAGGAGGAAAAGCTTAGAAACAGACCATGCAAAATACCTGCTGAGGCCTTCCTGCATTAGCCCTAAGAAGCTCTGACTGCCTTAGCCTCTTCTCACGAATAATCTTCATACAGCCATTGGTATCAATCTGGAAGAGCTGCAAGAGgagaatttcattaaaatttgaTTGATGACAAGATGGATGGGAGAGGCTTCATATGCATGATTCTGGGGATGTTTTCACACTTAcagaaaaaggatttatttgaaaaatatcatACAAGCCATGAGGTCAGATTAATTCAGTAATTAgattatttaaagaaacaaagataagCCATCTATTTAAGcatcaaatacagaaataaagattaCCACTGTTTGAAAGCAGATAATGCTATTAAGACAGTAAAACCTACCTGAATGAAAAGCGTGAACAGGGGAGTGCTCGTGAGACTGATTGacttaatcttttctttaatgGAATCAGCTAGAAAAAAGTCCAACATCAAAATCAGCTGGGCATTTACTTACAAGATGTCAGGAGGTAGGGAAAAAAGGTAGGACAGTACTATCCCTGATGGGTCACCACTACCTTTTGTCTGATGAAAAGCCATCTTCCCAGTTTGCAAGGTGCAAGGCAGTAGCACATTGCCCACCCAAGGTGTCACTGCCATGAGAAGCTTTCTGTCAAGGTTCATTCTTCTCAAACGCTCTCTCTCTTGACGATAAGTTTTCTCTGTGATGTTCTGCAGCCCCTCAAGCTTCTGGCCAACAGATGTACTAACTCcagatatttttgttaaagCAGTGGCAGAAGGTTTTAGAAACTTCAACTGCTGTGCACAAACAAATACGTAATTAAAAGTTCCAGTTAGGAAGGCTCTACCATAATTAGCCCCAGAAAAAGACTACTTGTGGGgcagttatgaaaaaaaaaaattatgagctTTTCCTCTTGGGACTACAGTGCAACAAGATACGCTATTCTATCAAATAACATTTCCTAAATACAGCCTGGAAGTGCTTACATCACAAGAGCAGACAAGACAGAAGAGGCACTTACAAGCTTCCTCTGAAAGCATGTGTTATGTCTTAACACTCTTCTCACATTGTCCAGGGTAACCCGTAGCACTTGCTTTCCACATCTAGAAGCCTTAACATAAAAGCATacaagaaaagataaaagagaaaGTATCTCACAGAACTTTCACTGATTATACACAGAAGGTACAAAAGTTTTCAACAGTCCTGCTGTTCAAAGCATCTTATTGAAGGAAATCAGCCCCGATATGCACACATTTACTTTATCTTTTAGCCCTTGTGCATTACCACAATACCAAATGTTTATTTCATAAAAGCTTTTCGGTGAAGTATCTAGAAAAACCTGCACTGAAGGTCATAATTTATTGGATGATTCTCTGCACTTTTTGGCTTAATAGtacaagggaaggaaaagaggcaGTTTGGAAAAGCCGCTGACTCTTCCCTCAACTTCTACTAGTAAAACAATGCTCTATCTGTAATCAAAATTAAAGACTGATTAGACCAGATAAGCACTTACAACCCTTGCATACCATAACCCCCAGAACACACCACTTCTGTTACCAACAAACTTGCCATAGGTGCAATCGGTCCTGAAGTCTAAGGCACACAGGCAATTCTTAATGCAAAAGACAGAACAATTTTGCTTACAGGAACTTAACTAGCAATTTAGACTTACAATATTTTGCTAAGGAGTATCTTTTTGCAAACATGTGCTGGGAGGGTTTGTACTGTTTCAGTACCTGATCTGGGGTGAAAACCCAGCTCATAATCAGATACAGATGTATAAGCAACTTAACTCTTCCAAACTGTAAGCCAATACACCCTAGCCACAAGAGCACAGACACATCACAGTTCACTGTACAATTCTGCTTTATGAAGatctaaaaatagttttgtttctgtgacatTCCAAGTGGAAAGAATACAGCTGTTTTCTAGGTAATGCATGGGGAAACAGTGCTAGAAATTTCTGTTTAATCCCACAGTGCAGTTTCCAACAGCACCCCCCAACGGCACAGTGAGAAAACAGCCAACAGATGCGCAAAAAAGGTATTTGCCGTGTACTTATCACATAATCCCTTTACTGCAGCAACTGCACCTTCCAGTTGCTTCTGATCTAAGCTCCAATCCTACCAAGAACAGACTGAGAATCCCAGGATTCTCACCTTGTTCATTACTTCTACTGGATTCTTCACAATGACATCCGTTGAATGTGGACGTGCAATGCCCCTCAGGAGGGTGTTCAACTCTGACGGTTCATCGGCAACCCTGTCCTTGTCTCCATCACATGTTGTGCTTGGAACTTCACTGCAACTGGTCTTTGCACCAGCActcacagcagagaaaagggaCAGAGCTTGGTATCTTCCCTGGTTTGATTCCTGTGTATTTGTCCGTGTTGGTATCCACAAATCAATGCTGGGAAATGCAGACTCCTCCTTGCTTggtgcctcctcctcctctgaacTGTCTGCTAAGTCCAGTTCTATGTCTTCACTGCTACTCTCTGAAGAGCTGGAACTGTCTTCCACAGGCCGGCGCTTTCTTGATCtaaatcttttcttctcagtgaaaaaaagcacagacaaGTTTTAGCTAGTGTTCACCCTTGACTTGCAAATCTCTCAAATCAGTAAGTTATGAAGTTTTATGGGGCAGTCCCCTATCAAGTAACGTGTGGCTTCCAAATGGATAGTTCTGCTTTACTTCTGCTACGATTAACTAAATGCAGTACAACTGACAATTGCCTTTGGACACAGATTTTTACTGGTTTAGATTCcgtatgcaaaaaaaaaaggctacagATAGAGATAAGTTTGTGTTAAGAAGTGGTACACGTGAAAGTACAAACTAAGTACAGTGCCCCATCTTGACACATTCGGGTTTCCATGATCCCTGCCCTTGAGCAGGTGCTTTGCCATGGAAACAAGACTATCTTTAACACTGTCTTAAGCAGCCAGAATTTCTCCAAGTCCCTGGTACCAAAACTGGCAATTCGAAAACCTAGGTACATCCCATCCTTACAGGCACTTCAAGGCAGTAAAGAAATCCTAGataatttacaaatatatagCAAATTCACTTCAGACCCTCAGAACAAAGGCTGCTTTAACACATCAAAAAATTAGACCATGAACATCCATGACAAAAACCTTCTGTGAAATCAGTGTCAATTTTTGTATTGATTTCACAGGATCTCACTTTTAGTTTAGAGAATCCTAATTAAAGAGATGGAACCATGACAGCAGCATTTTTGCACAATACCTTAGACCCAATCATAAGTTTCCACTTGCTCAGACATTGGGAGCCAGTCCGATGTGGCAATTCAGAAGCTATTTTACTCCAGTGACCTATAAATGATGCCGAGTAGAACATACCTATTAATGCAACAAACTGAGCGACAGGCCTTTTCAGTGCAGAATATTATACACGTATTCTACATTTCCTTGTATAAGAGACACGAGTTACTATAGAAATGGATCTCAAAACCTTAATACCCATTTGTGGTCTTCGATCAGACTCTGCGCTACGATACACTCAGCTTAAGTTAGACACTACTAGAAAAATGaatcaaaaatgaaaactcCAGCAGAACTCCACACTCCCTTGGAGCAGTAAAGGACTGCTTAGAAGAAAGCTTAAACGGAATGCTAAAAAACTTCCATTTGCTAAGAAAAGTTGTCTTAGAGAAAATAAGTGCTCTCTTTCGCAGGCTGTTTCGAAGGGAACTCGCCCTTCCAAATTGTCCTAGCTCTGACACGGTGCTGACACTGCTAACAGAACTCTTTACTACACAATCCCTCAGTAACTGCACAATGTAAGGGATACTCAATCGTGAGTATGAAGCAGAGCCTGCTAGTATGAGCTACGGTGCTTAAAATAAGAGGAGAAAACTTAAATGATAAATTCCTTTTTACTATTCACTTCTCTGAACTTCTAAAGGTTAAGCCACAGAAACACTTACCCAGGCCATGCTTTTGAACCAGTTCAATtagctgctcctcttcctctaAACCCCACTTGCCTTTCTTTACATCACAGTGCAAAGCTTTTAAGtaccttcaaaatgaaaacattaaagtGAGGAACGTTCAATCCTGCTTGTAGTTCTGATCATCACTGCCTACTCCGAGgctgaacaaaaccagcattcCTTACCAGATCTTTCGTTTTTCTAAGGGAGCCTAGCCCTACTCCCTCAATACAGCACAGCTACAATCTCTTTGTTCTCAAAAATATCAGGCCACATGATTAAGGATTACAACAAGCAGCTGTAAAACGGGTCACTGAAATTAGGACATACTGTACTCTGAGTTTCCTGAAGTTGAGTCCAAGGCTGAAAATTGCTCAGCACCTCATTATTGCTGTTCAGTTACTGGAAGTCACTGCCTAGTCTGTGTATCTGTGAAAATGATCAATATATGGATGACACCTTTCATCCCTACATGCCCTCATTCACATCTGATGACccctttgcttcattttgaaCAACATCCTCCCCAACTTCTGCTAATCCACAGGCTGAGGGAGTGGCGTGCCACAGTCAACAATGTACTGTTCTCTCTGGTAAACTCAATTTCAACTTTTTGACTTATGTAACTACAGATACAGGAGATATGTGGAGACAATATTAGAGACTATATTTAGACCATAACCCCTTCAGCAAAACAGCCCTTAAGGTGATACTGGTTTAAGCAAAGCAAACGTATTTGTAAAGTAAGTTGcaccttggctctgtgtaacAAACTTGAAAGCACAGCCACTGTATGTAGCATACTTACCGATCTCTGCACTGAGCATCGCTCCTCCCTGGCACTTCTGTCCGAATTTTATACCAGTCACGCTCTCCATACTTCTTAACTGCAGCCAACAGCAACTATGGTAATCAAACAAAGAAAGAGCTGAAATCCTCATCAGTAATAACCTTAACAGGCCTGAGACAGAAGCAGTTGTACTCATTTCCACTGTATTCTAAATCTCTGAACAGAAGCGTTTAGGAGCTTCTAAGCCCTCTTGACTTGGCAAACTACCTGCCTTGGTCTGTTTTACATTCCTTTGCGCCACTGTTAGAGCTCAGATGTATATAGCCATGCACCATTACAACAGTCTAACCTTCCCACTTTTTGTACCCTGCAATTCTAGGCATCAGAGAACAGAGCTTACAGCATCTTCCTCTGGTGTCCAGGGTCCTTTCCTCAAACTGGGGTCCACGCTTTTTGTCCATCGGTAAATCAGCTGAGCAGAATCTCTTCCTTCCATGTAATAAGCAACTAGAAATGCAAAGGTGTATTTTAAAGCCTGTTGCAAAcaacatttcttcctttactCACATTGTAACTGTAGTATTTTCAAGCAGTGGCTCGCCAGAAGCAGCATATTAATCTCAGCTTCAATACTTAAACATGTTACACAGCAAGAATTGAAAGAGCAACTTGGTTACTACTCTTAACTCTACTCCTCACTAGCCACACTGCCTCTCAACACTCCTGAGGAGCAAAGGCACAGTAGCGACCCCCTAAGAAAAGGCTTCTgggcacagcactgaaaactgcCGAAAGAGCTGGCCCTAAATGAATACTGGCTTTCTAGGGGAGAACTCTGATGATTTTGCTACAAAAACAAAAGTTCACACAACCAGCAGTACTTGTTAACAACTCTCAGCCAATTGCAACCAAAAGATGGATAAAGGTTCCAAGAGACAGTAAGTTCTTGCTGATACAAAGAAAATTCCAGGTAGGTACAAGAAAGGCATGTATCACTGCTCCCACcaaggaaagagagggaaaatgcaCTCATCCTCTTTCATTCATCTCACCAGTAAAGGCTTTTAGAAATCAGTACATCCGTGGTTTCAGATGAGCCACAGCACTGTTGTGCCTCGCCTACATCACAGTCTACAACAGTAAGGTGAAAACACAGAACTATGACTATCCTGGCAATGGAAACATTCATAGGAAATACAATTCATTCATTAATTTCCTGAATCAGAGCAGGCTGGGTGCTCTCAAAGACATTAACAGACATAAGCATgagaggatgaaaaaaaattaaaaaccataCAAAATCCCCTCA
Encoded proteins:
- the SNAPC4 gene encoding snRNA-activating protein complex subunit 4 isoform X2; protein product: MFSLIVVKLFMLLQNPGFSTATLCSRWITKPGTDKSMPLLLGWDHGPVPEHPGLRPGPALLSPLGRSLPGGKKGLWGLRAARRGWAFRGGFGPSPRPPCHGFAKPLKRRRRRSRCAVGRCGSRGAGAGTRERPPACRVRWTRPATRGALDWLGSVTCGGQLIGCPVVIGRRGGGGASGQAARLGPGACGAAMSRGLGLAGACRPPGVGVALSPAALDLDAEREKIRREIEELERSLEPGGASAEVTVFDSSLSSDDGEDDSDSHAEMEIEREDDSDDDIEGSLPQDPETCLQMNRVYQEVIQEKIEEVERLIAQNKEQQKEIMCEVGGPKVAKAGDGRSLPANIFLGHFLKPYFKDKTTGIGPPPNEDTKERAAQGIKSFEQLTSTKWKSREKTLLQKSVVSDSLQRLLQPKLLKVSYWNQKLEKVKTEMEKQILEKQIKEVEREIEAINQLPEGDLIGNRFDEHDWEKISNIHFDGQRSSEELKKFWQNWEHPSINKKEWTEEEIERLKKIAAKHGYLDWQTIAQELGTNRTPFQCLQKYQIYNKDLKRKEWTRREDQMLLELVQEMRVGNHIPYKKIAYYMEGRDSAQLIYRWTKSVDPSLRKGPWTPEEDALLLAAVKKYGERDWYKIRTEVPGRSDAQCRDRYLKALHCDVKKGKWGLEEEEQLIELVQKHGLGHWSKIASELPHRTGSQCLSKWKLMIGSKKRFRSRKRRPVEDSSSSSESSSEDIELDLADSSEEEEAPSKEESAFPSIDLWIPTRTNTQESNQGRYQALSLFSAVSAGAKTSCSEVPSTTCDGDKDRVADEPSELNTLLRGIARPHSTDVIVKNPVEVMNKASRCGKQVLRVTLDNVRRVLRHNTCFQRKLLKFLKPSATALTKISGVSTSVGQKLEGLQNITEKTYRQERERLRRMNLDRKLLMAVTPWVGNVLLPCTLQTGKMAFHQTKADSIKEKIKSISLTSTPLFTLFIQLFQIDTNGCMKIIREKRLRQSELLRANAGRPQQASQNMETSSGNSSQSCTQRNSRRGIPRNAVRRPVALKARETSTVAFESSAPATQGALPAQVQRQKPKTVSELLREKRLRESRAKKAMQRTVFVAPQMLVSGPLIIQHSPQQIIPSVQAGSNPAAVGCTSNQVQCAPAPLSAFTSVAGSTSTAIVLENHSSSVPETGESPGSSQGTELQSNKELKEQALESSPEGGFSPGLTPAAAEKAPNQGACNSQVLAGSSASVVLQPQTFAPHQITVVPLGIESGSNKLSLSTPVTCELNTSVPQQRPVNLLSALVTPQTGSHVIPNGILPFTWVVTPQALLPTAVQTMVGVPRGLPAAAVRNQCQTTVTSNGNVSNLGVPPVPARANLPHPSSAETKAPSAQLTEGVPLGQTANHSTILLPVTSANPGCTTSSISSATPTCSDGFSRASDSSAAQTASPADAPTLHGVLLPQTLLPSSTQGSDSQSVLSLPTLGKSHDSITTNKSSSNPSITKEVAPQLGDPVPHNNVPGTSDCFAAQALKNRPIASKPLAAQPAESPPQPTTSSAEKNLLDFSLISLEDEGLVKEWLNGKKGVQVPLLQTRLPYLPPFLCNLKTLSKLLLQKAALEEQAACLLPSDASQGEGTGVDLHAIGELVQQKLGNNPAYLLLKARFLAAFTLPALLATLPPPKVTTTLSASRKQYDESDEEEWQSEKEVSEEESCGHELTGVPLDQVVGDQPGDKDADLLIQDMGSEENAAQSVLDSCSAAADASAPQIRRSTRFRKRRRMSH
- the SNAPC4 gene encoding snRNA-activating protein complex subunit 4 isoform X4, producing the protein MEIEREDDSDDDIEGSLPQDPETCLQMNRVYQEVIQEKIEEVERLIAQNKEQQKEIMCEVGGPKVAKAGDGRSLPANIFLGHFLKPYFKDKTTGIGPPPNEDTKERAAQGIKSFEQLTSTKWKSREKTLLQKSVVSDSLQRLLQPKLLKVSYWNQKLEKVKTEMEKQILEKQIKEVEREIEAINQLPEGDLIGNRFDEHDWEKISNIHFDGQRSSEELKKFWQNWEHPSINKKEWTEEEIERLKKIAAKHGYLDWQTIAQELGTNRTPFQCLQKYQIYNKDLKRKEWTRREDQMLLELVQEMRVGNHIPYKKIAYYMEGRDSAQLIYRWTKSVDPSLRKGPWTPEEDALLLAAVKKYGERDWYKIRTEVPGRSDAQCRDRYLKALHCDVKKGKWGLEEEEQLIELVQKHGLGHWSKIASELPHRTGSQCLSKWKLMIGSKKRFRSRKRRPVEDSSSSSESSSEDIELDLADSSEEEEAPSKEESAFPSIDLWIPTRTNTQESNQGRYQALSLFSAVSAGAKTSCSEVPSTTCDGDKDRVADEPSELNTLLRGIARPHSTDVIVKNPVEVMNKASRCGKQVLRVTLDNVRRVLRHNTCFQRKLQLKFLKPSATALTKISGVSTSVGQKLEGLQNITEKTYRQERERLRRMNLDRKLLMAVTPWVGNVLLPCTLQTGKMAFHQTKADSIKEKIKSISLTSTPLFTLFIQLFQIDTNGCMKIIREKRLRQSELLRANAGRPQQASQNMETSSGNSSQSCTQRNSRRGIPRNAVRRPVALKARETSTVAFESSAPATQGALPAQVQRQKPKTVSELLREKRLRESRAKKAMQRTVFVAPQMLVSGPLIIQHSPQQIIPSVQAGSNPAAVGCTSNQVQCAPAPLSAFTSVAGSTSTAIVLENHSSSVPETGESPGSSQGTELQSNKELKEQALESSPEGGFSPGLTPAAAEKAPNQGACNSQVLAGSSASVVLQPQTFAPHQITVVPLGIESGSNKLSLSTPVTCELNTSVPQQRPVNLLSALVTPQTGSHVIPNGILPFTWVVTPQALLPTAVQTMVGVPRGLPAAAVRNQCQTTVTSNGNVSNLGVPPVPARANLPHPSSAETKAPSAQLTEGVPLGQTANHSTILLPVTSANPGCTTSSISSATPTCSDGFSRASDSSAAQTASPADAPTLHGVLLPQTLLPSSTQGSDSQSVLSLPTLGKSHDSITTNKSSSNPSITKEVAPQLGDPVPHNNVPGTSDCFAAQALKNRPIASKPLAAQPAESPPQPTTSSAEKNLLDFSLISLEDEGLVKEWLNGKKGVQVPLLQTRLPYLPPFLCNLKTLSKLLLQKAALEEQAACLLPSDASQGEGTGVDLHAIGELVQQKLGNNPAYLLLKARFLAAFTLPALLATLPPPKVTTTLSASRKQYDESDEEEWQSEKEVSEEESCGHELTGVPLDQVVGDQPGDKDADLLIQDMGSEENAAQSVLDSCSAAADASAPQIRRSTRFRKRRRMSH